The sequence GTTGCGCACCCGCCCGCCCGCGTTCGAGACCATCAAGGGCGGGGAGATGGCGTTCGTGCCGGTGCGCAGCATCCGGCTCCTCGACGAGCGGCTCGACCTCGCCCAGGTGATCCAGAGCTTCGGCGACAAGGGCGGGGTCGCGGTGGCGGTGGTCGGCGAGGCCTCGATGGAGTCGGTGGCCGTCGCCGAGCGGATGATGATGCCGCTCCTCCACCTGCCCGACGGCGCCCACCTCAACGACATCCAGCAGACCGTGGTGCGCTTCATCCTCGACCAGCGCACCCTGCTCCACGAGCGCCAGCAGGAGCTGCACACCCAGCTGATGGAGCTGGCCCTCGCCGGCGCCGGCACCCCGGCGATCGTCGACCGGCTCGCCGAGATCACCGGTCAGGCGGCGGTGTGGCAGGACAACGACGGCACCGTCCGCCACGTCTCCGCCTCGGCCGACGGCGACGGCCTGCGCGCCGGCCTGGAGAAGGAGGGGCCGCGGGTCCGCCGCTGGGCGGAGGGCATCGCCGTGGTCGCCGCCGACCCACCGGTGCACGAGTTCGCGCTCCACAAGAGCGGCATGGCCCGGCTGGTCGCACCCGTGCCGGTCCGTGACGGCATCGGCGGGTTCATCTCGCTGATCGCCCCCGACACCCAGCTCGACCAGCTCAGCCGGCTCGCCGTCGCCCGCGCCGCCTCCGCGTGCGCCATCGAGCTCGACCGCGAGCGCGCCGTCCTCCAGGCCCGCGACGAGCTCGAGGGCGAGTTCCTCGAGTCCCTGCTCGCCGGCACCTACTCGTCGGAGTCGGCGGTGCGCCACCGCGCCGAGCGGCTCGGCTTCGACGTCAGCGGCGACACCGTCGTGATGGTGGCCCGCCCAGACGGCGGCGTCGAGCAGGTGCCGCGGGTGCGCGGCGACCAGCTCGTCGCCGGCGCCCAGGGATGGATCCGCCGCCGCGCCCCAGCGGCGCTCGCCACCCTGCGCCAGCGCGCCGTGGCCGCGGTGGTGCCGCTGATCGACGGCCAGCCGGCGGTCGACCTGCGCCGGCTCGCCGCCGACCTGCGCCTCGAGTGCGCCGGGGCGGTGGGGGGCGAGGTCTCGGTCGGCCTGGGCCGTGCCAAGCCGGGGATCAACGGCGTGCGCGCCTCGTACCGCGAGGCCGAGCAGGCGCTGACCATGGGCACCCGCCTCTTCGGCGGCGCCCGGGTGGTGGCCTTCGCCGACCTGGGCCTGTACCGGCTGCTCTACGCGATGAACGGCCAGACCGAGCTCCGCGAGTTCTTCGACGACCAGGTCCAGGCGCTGGTCGAGTACGACCAGCGCACCGGAGCCGGGCTGATGGCCACCCTCGACGCCTTCTTCCGCTGCCACGGCTCGCCCACCGAGATCGCCCAGCTGCTCCACCTCCACCGCAACACCGTCCTCTACCGCCTCCGGCGCATCGAGGACATCGCCCAGCTGAGCCTCGACGACCCCGAGACCAGGCTGAACCTGCACCTCTGCCTGAAGGTGCGCGACGTCCTCCAGGCAGCCTCCTGACCCTCGGTCGGGGGCCGGCGCTGCAACGCGCCGCACACATTTCATGGGTGCGCGGCTGTGAGCCGCGCCGATGCTGTGGACGGGTGAAGGGGCCTACCTTCGAAGATGCCGCCCCGGGCACGGCCCGCGCGCCGCACCCGGGCCCGGCGACCCGCCCCCTCAACTGGATTCCCCCTCCCCCACACAGCCGGGCCGGCTCACACGAGTCGGCCCGGTCCTGGGCGGGGGCGGCCGCGCGCGGCGCGGGGTGCGAGCACCCCTGGCTGACCAGACTGTCAGGCTCCTGGGTATCCCGCCCAAATCCGCGGGCACCGAGCGCCATCTTGCTGTGCTCTCCGCCCAAAGGGCACGGTGCACATTCTGTTCGGTGCGCCTGATCGCCTACGTCCGGATCTCCGATAGCCTTTCTGCACAAAGGGCGTCGCAGCCGTCCGGCATCTGCGCCCTACGCGATCAGAGTGTGGGAGTGGGAGAAAACACTGTGCACCGTCGTACCCGTTTGCTTGCAGCCGCCGCCGCGGGAGCCGTCGCCCTGACGCTGATCCCCAGGGCGGTCCTCGCGGCCGACGACACCACCGCGACCCAGGCGGCGGGAGTCGCAGCGGACACGGTCTGGGTGATCGTGGCCGCATGCTTCGTTCTCTTCATGCAGGCCGGCTTCGCCATGCTCGAGGTCGGCTTCAGCCGGATGAAGAACGTGGGCACGGTGGTCGCAAAGATCATCGTCAACCTGAGCATCTCGTCGATCGTCTACTGGGCGGTGGGCTTCGCCATCGCATTCGGCGGGGCGAGCGGCATCCTGGGTTCGATCATCGGCCACACCGGGTTCGTGCCCGAGTTCCGTCCCGGGTCACACATCGACACCCCGTCGCTCGACGCCTCGACGGTGCCGGCGGCGGCGAAGTTCTTCTTCGAGTTCGTCTTCTGCGCGGTGTCGCTGGCGATCGTCTGGGGCACGATGCTGGAGCGGACCAAGTTCATCGTCTACATCCTGTTCGCGGTGCCCTTCGCCGGCTTCATCTACCCGATGATCAGCCACTGGCTGTTCGGCGGCGGCTGGCTGATGACCCACTTCGGGGCCCAGGACTTCGCGGGCTCGACCGTCGTCCACCTCACCGGTGCCACCGCGGGCTTCGCCGGCCTGCTCCTGCTCGGGCCCCGGATCGGCAAGTACAGCCGTGACGGCAGACCCAACGCCATCCCCGGCCACAGCATGCCGCTGGCGCAGCTCGGGGTCATCATCCTGTGGTTCGGCTGGTTCGGCTTCAACCCCGGATCGACGCTGAACGCCACCAACCTGCACTTCGCCGACATCGTGGTGGTGACCAACATCGCCGCCGCGGCCGGTGCCATCGGCGCCATGCTGGCCATCTACCAGATGCAGAAGTCGCTCGACACCGGCATGATCGGCAACGGCGCCATCGCCGCCCTGGTCGCCATCACCGCCCCGTCGGGCTACGTGCAGCCGGGCTGGGCGATCGTCATCGGCTTCGTCGCGGGCCTGATCGTGGTGTACGGCGTCATCGCCATCGACAAGGTGCTCGACGACCCCGTCGGCGCGCTCAGCGCCCACGGCCTGGCGGGCATCTGGGGCACGCTGAGCTGCGGCCTCTTCACCGACCCCGACTTCGCCAAGCTCGGCGTGGGCTCGGGCGGCCTGGTCTACACCGGCAAGTTCAACCAGCTCGGCGCCCAGGCGCTGGCGGTGAGCATCAGCTTCACCACCGTGTTCACGCTCTCGTTCCTCCTCTTCTGGATCATCAAGAAGACGGTCGGTCTGCGCGTCGACGAGCGCCACGAGCTCGACGGCCTCGACATCAGCGAGCACGGCATGTGGGGCTATCCGGAGGCGTTCATGCCGGTGCCGGGCGGGGCGTATATTCACCCCGACGCCATCGCCGGGCCGGCGCACGTCACGGCGCCGCCCAGGACGCCGCCGAAGCCTCCCGCCGGGCCCGACTCCACTCCGAAGAAGAAGATCGAGGCCCGGTCATGAAGAAGGTTGAGGCGATCATCCGGCCGGACCGGCTGCAGCCGGTCCAGGATGCGCTCGACGCGCTCGGCGCCTCGGGGATCACGATCATCGAGGTGCTGGGCTGCGGTCATCAGCGTGGCTACACCGAGCACTACCGCGGCACCAGGGCCAACATCTCGCTCCAGCGCAAGGTGATGGTCATGGTGGTCATCCCCGACGACCGGGTGGAGGGGGTGGTCGAGGCCATCGCCGGCGCCGCCCGGACCGGCGAGGTCGGTGACGGCAAGATCTTCGTCCTCCCGGTGGAGGAGGCGGTCCGGATCCGCACCGGCGAGCAGGGCGACGACATCGTCCAGCACCGCGTCCCCGAGCACTGGGGACACTGACCGACGACCACGACGGGGGTGGGGTCGGGCTCCAGGGCCCGACCTCGCCCCGGTTCGCGTCGGCGCGGCAGACCGCTCGGCTAGACTGGGCTCCCCTCCCCGCCTCTCAGCGTCCACCCGCAGGCTCGGTTTCGCGGGAGGGCCGAGCCCGCCTCTCCTGAGTCCTCCGAACCCATGACCTACGTCATCACCGAGCCCTGCATCGACCTCAAGGACAAGTCCTGCATCGAGGTGTGTCCGGTCGACTGCATCATCAGCGCCGACGAGGACCGGATGCTCTACATCGATCCCGATGAGTGCATCGACTGCGGCGCCTGTGTCGACCCCTGTCCCGTCGACGCGATCTACGCCGAGGAGGACGTGCCCGCGCAGTGGAGCGCGTTCACGGAGATCAATCGGGCGTACTTCAAGGACAAGGACGCAGTCCGCAGGCAGGTGGACGCCCTCAAGCCCCCCGCCTGACCCGGCGGCGCTTGGGCAGGGCGTCCATGCCCGGGGCAGTGTGATGCCCGGACCTTGTGCGCAGGGCACAAGCCGGGCGCGGTACCCTTCGGACGCCCCGTCCATAGGCCGATTTCTGCTCTGGCGATACAGTGCGATCGGGACGGGCGCAGCCGAGTGCGGGCGAACGCGCCTTCATCACCACCAGCGGCGCCCCCGTGGAGGAGGAGGAGAACCATGGCGATCGACGAGTCCGTGGCCGCGAGCAAGGTGTCGCCGAAGCAGGTCATCAGCGACGCCAAGAAGGCGGGGGTCAAGATGATCGACTTTCGCTTCGTCGACCTGCCCGGCACCTGGCAGCACTTCAGCATCCCCGTCGGCGAGCTCACCGAGGACCTCTTCGCCGAGGGGATCGGCTTCGACGGCTCGAGCATCCGCGGCTTCCAGAAGATCCACGAGAGCGACATGCTGCTCTTCCCGGATCCCTCCACCGCGACGGTCGACCCCTGCCTCGAAGTCCCGACGATGTGGATCATCTGCGACATCAAGGACCCGATCCGGCGGGAGCCCTACAGCCGCGATCCCCGCTACATCGCCCGGAAGGCGGAGGCCTACCTGCGCGAGACCGGCATCGCCGACACCTCGTACTGGGGCCCCGAGGCGGAGTTCTACATCTTCAACTCCATCCGCTTCGACCAGAACGCCCACGAGGGGTACTACTTCATCGACTCCGAGGAGGGCATCTGGAACAGCGGGAGGAACGGCTCGCAGCCCAACCTCGGCTACCTGCCCCGGCACAAGGAGGGCTACTTCCCGGTGCCGCCGGTGGACAAGCTGCAGGACCTCCGCAGCCGGATCACCCTGGCGCTGCTCGACTCCGGCGTCCCCATCGAGGTGCACCACCACGAGGTCGGCACCGCGGGCCAGACCGAGATCGACATGCGCTTCGACACCCTGACGACGATGGCCGACAAGGTGCTCACCTACAAGTACATCGTCAAGAACGTCTGCTACAAGAACGGCTACACCGCGACGTTCATGCCCAAGCCGCTGTTCGGCGACAACGGCAGTGGCATGCACACCCACCAGTCGCTGTGGAAGGACGGGGTGCCGCTGTTCTACGACAAGGACGGCTACGCGCTGCTCAGTGACATGGCCCGCTGGTACATCGGCGGCCTGCTCAAGCACGCGCCGGCGATCCTCGCCTTCTCCAACCCCACCACCAACAGCTACCGCAGGCTGGTGCCGGGCTACGAGGCGCCGATCAACCTGGTGTACTCGGCGCGCAACCGCAGCGCCTGCGTGCGCATCCCCACCTACAGCGCCAGCCCCAAGGCGCGCCGGCTGGAGTTCCGCACCCCCGACCCGACCTGCAACCCGTACCTCGCCTTCCCGGCCATGCTCATGGCCGGCCTCGACGGTGTGATGAACAGGATCGAGCCGCCCAAGCCCATCGACGAGGACCTCTACGAGCTCGATCCCGAGATGGCCGCGATGGTGAAGAGCACCCCGGGCTCGCTCTCCGAGGTTCTCGACGCCCTCGAGCAGGACAACGAGTTCCTGCAGAAGGGCGGGGTCTTCACCGAGGACCTCATCTACACCTACATCGCCTACAAGCGTGAGCGCGAGGTCGACCCGGTCGCCCTGCGCCCGCACCCCTACGAGTTCGCCCTGTACTACGACGCGTAGCCGGGAGCGATCGATTCGGGACAGGTGAGGAGGGGCTGCCCGGGAGACGGGCGGCCCCTTCGCCGTTCTCAGCCCGCCAGCGCGCTCTCGGCGTCGCGGCGGAGCAGGGCGCGGGCGGCCTCGACCACGCCGTCGGCGTCGAGGCCGAGGCCGCTGAGCAGCCGGGCCTGCGGGCCGTGCTCGAGGAAGGCGTCGGGCAGCCCGAGCACCCGCACCGGCACCGCCACCCCGGCGGCGGCGAGCGCCTCCAGCACGGCGCTGCCGAAGCCGCCGGTCACGGTGCCGTCCTCGATGGTCAGGGCGGCACGGTGGCGCTCGACCAGCGGGGCGAGGTCGGGGTCGACCGGCTTGGCGAAGCGGGCGTCGACGACGGTCGCGCTCACCCCCGCGGCGGCGAGCTTCTCGGCGGCGATCACCGCCACCGGCACCATCTTGCCGATCGCGAGCAGGGCGACGTCGCGGCCGTCGCGGAGCACCTGGCCGCGGCCCACCGGGACGGCCACGAGCGGCGCGGTGGCGGCCGCCGGCGCGACCCCCCGGGGGAAGCGCAGCGCGAAGGGGCCCTCGGCCTCCAGGCCGGTGGCGAGGAGGCGGCGCATCTCGTCCGGGGTGCTCGGCGCCGACACCGTCATCCCCGGGATGCAGCGCAGGTAGGCGAGGTCGAGCGCGCCGTGGTGGGAGGCGCCGTCGTCGCCGGTGACCCCGGCGCGGTCGAGCACGAAGAGCACCGGGGCGCGGTGCAGCGAGGCGTCGCAGGTGACCTGGTCGAAGGCCCGCTGCAGGAACGTCGAGTAGATGCACACCACCGGTCGCAGCCCGGTCATCGCCAGGCCGGTGGCGAAGGTGACGGCGTGCTGCTCGGCGATGCCGACGTCGAAGAAGCGGTCGGGGTAGCGCTCGGCGAAGCCCAGAAGGCCGGTGGACGAGGCCATCGCCGCGGTGATGGCGACGATCCGCGGGTCGGCGGCGGCGGCCTCGCAGAGCGCCTCGCCGAAGAGGTCGGTCCAGGAGGCGCCGCGGCTGCCCCCCTTCCCCGTGACCGGGTCGAAGCTGGAGACGCCGTGGAAGAGGTCGACGGTGTCGGCCTCGGCGGGCGGGTAGCCGCGTCCCTTCTCGGTGACCACGTGCACCACCACCGGGCCGCGATACTGGGCGGCGTCGCGCAGCGCCCGCTCGATGGCGCGGACGTCGTGGCCGTCGATGGGGCCGCCGTACTTCAGCCCCAGGCTCTCGAAGATCGAGGGCTGGGCGACCAGCTGCTTGACCGAGTTCTTCATCCGCCGGGCGGTGTCGTAGGCGAGCTCGCCGCCGACCGGGAGACCTCGGAGCACCGAGCCGGCGGCGTCCTTGGCGGCCTCGTAGCGCGGCGACAGCCGCAGCCGGGCGAGGTTCTCGGCGATGCCGCCGATGGTGGGCGCGTAGGAGCGGCCGTTGTCGTTGACGACGATCAGCATCTCCGGCTGGTGGTGGCCGATGTTGTTCAGCGCCTCGTAGGCCATCCCTCCGGTGAGGGCGCCGTCGCCGACCACGCAGACGGTGCGGCCGCGCTCGCCGCGCAGCCGCCGGGCGGTGGCCACGGCGAGCGCGTAGGAGAGCCCGGTCGACGCGTGGGAGTTCTCCACCATGTCGTGCTCGGACTCGGCGCGGGAGGGGTAGCCGCTGAGGCCCCCCCGCTGGCGCAGGGTGGCGAACATCTCCTGCCGGCCGGTGAGCAGCTTGTGCACGTAGGCCTGGTGGCCGGTGTCGAAGATGATCCGGTCGCGCGGGCTCTCGAAGACCCGGTGCAGCGCCACCGTCAGCTCGACGACGCCCAGGTTCACGCCGAGGTGGCCGCCGGTCCTCGAGACCGCCTCGACGAGGAACTGGCGGATCTCCGCGCACAGCCGGTCGAGGTCGGCATATCCGAGACCGCGCAGATCCTCGGGCCCCGCGATCTCTGGGAGCAGCACGGACCGGATTCTACCGGGAAGGTTCTCCGCCGCCGTGCAGGGCGCGCATCGCCCCGGGCATGAGCACGACGCAGCCCAGCCCGGCGGCCCGGTACTCCTCGAGGCGGGCGGCGCAGGCGGCGGCGTCGCCGACCGCGGCGAAGCGTCCCAGGGTGTCCGGACTCCAGCCGGAGGGGCTGCCGCCCGAGGGCGCGGCCAGCAGCTCGCCCTCGCCGGGCAGGGCGTGCACCGCCGCCACCGTGCGGCGCACCGCCTCGAGCTGGCGCGCGGCGTCCTCCTGGTCGGTGCGGGCCACCAGCACGTAGCCGGCGATGTCCACCTCGCCGGGGTCGCGTCCGGCTCGCTCCGCCCCCTCGCGGACGTGGGCCACCGCCCAGCGCACGTACTCGGGGCCGCTCGCGTAGTTGAGCAGGGCGGTGTCGGCGAGGGCCCCGGCCAGCCGGAGCGTCGCCGGCCCCACGGCGGCGAGGCAGAGCGGCACCGGTGCTCGCGCCCGGGCGCGCGCCGGCGCGGCCTCCAGGCGCGCCCTCCAGCGGCGGCCGGCGTGGTCGACGCCGCCACCGCCCAGCAGGGCGCGGCAGATGCGCAGGGCGTCCTCCAGCGCCGCGGTGGTGGCGGGCTCCAGCCCGAGGGCGCGGGCGTGGGCGGGGTCGCCGCGTCCCAGGCCGAGCAACGCCCTCCCCGGGGCGAGCCGGTCGAGGCTCGCGGCGCCGCGGGCGAGGGCGGCGGGGTGGCGGTCGACGACGTTGGCGATCCCCGGCCCGGCGTGGATCGTCGAGGTCGCCGCCAGCGCGGCGGCGCTGACCACGAAGGCGTCGGCCTCCAGGCCCGCCTCGCCGGCGAACGCGGCCTCGTAGCCGAGCCACTCGGCCTCCTGCACCGCGGCCACGGCGGCGGCGACGCTCATCTCCCCGCTGGCCACCGCGAAGCGGCCCGCGGGTCCCGGCCGCGTGGCCCGGGGGGAGGAGTCGGGGTCGGCGATCCGGCTCGCCATCGGCGGCGCATCATACGAAGCTCATGGCCTTCGACCCGCGCGCCGCCCTGCTCACCTGCGTCGCCCAGCCCGGAGCCGACCTCGCCGAGGCGGCGCTCTGGCTGGCGGTGGAGGACGACCCCTCGGTGGATCCCGCGCCCTGGCTCGCCCTCCTCGACGAGGTCGCCGGCGAGCTCGGTCCCCGCATCGGCGGTGGCGCGGTGCCCGCGGCCGGGCTGGTCGCGGTGCTCGCCGCCACCGTCCGCGACCGTCTCCGCCTCCACGGCGCCGACGGCGGCGACCCCCGCCACCACTACCTCAACTCGATCCTCGAGGGCGGTGCCGGCAACCCCATCGGCTGCAGCACGGTGTGGATCGCGCTCGGCCGCCGCGCCCAGCTGCCGGTCGAGGGCATCGGGCTGCCCGGCCACTTCCTGGTGCGGATCCGCGGCACCCTGGTCGATGCCCACGGCGACGGCGCCCCCGTCGACGTCGAGCAGGCCCGGAGCATGGTGGTCCGGGCCACCGGTGCCGAGGTGCCCGACCTCGAGCCCTGGCTCGCCCCCACCGGGGTGCGCGAGGTGGTGGCCCGGATGTCGCGCAACCTCCGTGCCCTCTACACCGGCCGCCAGGACTGGGCCCTCGCCCTCCGCGCCGCCGACCGCTGCGTCGCCCTCCTCCCCGATGCCCCCGGCGAGCTCCGCGAGCGCGGCACCCTGCGGCTGCGCCTCGGCCTCACCGGCGGCGCCATGCGCGACCTCCGCCGCTACCTCGACGGCGTCCCCGGCGACGCCCCCGACCGCGCCCGGGTGGAGCGGGCCTACGCCAGCGCCCGTGGCATGCTCAACTGATGGGGCTCGGCATCCTGCGGATCATCGGCATCGCCCTCGCCGTGGTGGGCGCCGGCATGGCGGTGGCCCCCCAGCTCACCCGCCGCGCCCTCCTCATGGTCGGGGTGCGCTGGGAACCCGACCCCCAGAGCCGCGTCGCCTCGTGGGGGTTGGTGATCCTGGGGCTCGTCGTCGTCGTGCTGAGCCGCGCGGTCCGGTAGCTGCTCGTCCCGCGGCCCGTCGAGCCGCCGTCGCAGCGCCGCCAGGTCGAGCCGCTCGGGCCGGGTCTCCTCCAGCCAGGTGGCGAGCGCCGACCCGAAGGGGCCGGGGGCCTCGAGCTGGGGGAAGTGCCCGCAGTCGTCGAGGACGACGAGACGGGCGTGGGGGATGAGCCGGGCGGCACGCTCGGCGTGGGCCATCGGGAAGATGCCGTCGTTCCTCCCCCAGACGATCAGCACCGGGAAGAGGCACATCCCCAGACGGTCGAGGGCCGAGACCGCCTGGCCGCTGATGCTGCTTCCCGAGGCGAGCATCCCGAAGAACGCGCGCTGCACCGCCGGGTCCCCGAAGCGGTCGAGCAGCTCGTCGACGTCCGACCGGTGACGCGACCGGTGGGGGAGGAGCGGCTCGACCCCGAGCCGGTCCATGGCCGCCTCCAGCCCTCGGGCCAGCAGCCGCAGCCGCGGTGAGGCAAGCAGGGAGAGCAGGCGGCGCGGCACCACCGGAAGGGTCGCCAGCCGAAGCAGCAGGTGCATCTCCCGGCCCAGCCCCGCGCTGCCGATCAGCGCCATGCGTCCCACCCGCTCCGGGTAGTGGTAGGCGAAGCTCATCGCCACCGCGCCGCCCAGGCTGTGACCGACCACCGTGGCGAGGTCGACGCCCAGGGCATCGAGCACGTACCGGATCGAGGCCGTCTGGGTGCCGACCGAGTAGTCGCTCTCGGGCTTGTGGCTGCGACCGCAGCCGGGCAGGTCGATGGCGATCACGTCATGGCGCTCCGCGAGCGCGGGGATCAGCCGTCTCCAGACCTGCGTCGAGCTCGCGATCCCGTGCAGCAGCAGCAGCGGGTCGCCCTCGCCGGCGCGCTGGTAGTAGATCCGGGCCCCGGTGGGGAGAGTCACCTGGCCGTCCCGCAGCCCGGTCACGGAAGTGGGAGGCCGGGGAGCTTGCGGTCGATGCTCGCCACGTGGGCACCGAGGTCTCGGGTGATCCCCACCAGCAGGACCAGCTGGGCCTCCAGCTCGGTCATGGTCGCGCCGACGCGGTGCACGTCCGCGGCCATCGTCCCCACCGGCGCGACCTCGCTCTCGAGGGCCCGCACCGAGTCCAGCATGGCGGCGACGTCGTTCTCGAGGCGGGAGAGCCCGGCGCCGGTCCGGTGCAGGTCGCCGGCCACCTGGCCACCGGGGGTGAGCTCGCCGGCGACGGTGCGGAGCTGACCCTCGAGTCGCCCCAGGACCTGCAGGAGCTGGACCACGTGGTCGTCGAGGACGGGCAGGCGGTCCGTGCTCACCGCCGACAGCTGGGTGTTGGCGGTGGTGAGCTGCCCGTGCAGCTCGTCGAGCCGTTGGAGCTTGCCGCCCGGCGTCTCCGTCGATCCCTGGTAGGCCGCCACCGCCGACAGGGTGTGGTCGGTGTGCTCGATGCCCCGCACCGCCACCACCAGCTCGCCGACGATGGCTGCCTGGAGGGCGATGGTGACCACCAGGGGCACCAGCTGCAGGCGACGACTGGGACCGCTGCTCTCGCTCACGGGCACACCTCCGGATCCCCGATCGCGGCGGTCTCCACGCTGCCCGACACCCCCTGAGGAGCGCCGCCCCAATCGCTGGCGCCCATTCTGGGGGGGTGTACCGGCCGTTCGGTCGCTCCCAGATCAGGCGGTTGCGCTACCGGGACCCGGCGACCAGGGCGACGATCCAGATCAGCCCGACCACCGCGAGGACGGCGAAGGGCATGAGCGCGAAGACGATGAAGGAGAAGACGAGGCGCTCGTCGGCGATCAGGGCGGGGTCGCGCATCCGCAGCCGGACGTCCCGGAGGTACCAGAGCATGCCGCCGACGACGAAGCCGAGCAGCAGGAAGAGGATGCCGAGCAGGGCGCTGCCGACGCCGACCCGGTGGGGGGCGAGGGTGAGCTTCCAGAGCAGGCCGAAGCAGAGCGAGAGGACGCCGCAGCTGACGAACCGGAACGCGATGCCGCTGGCCGGCTGGGCGGCTGCCGGGGGAGGGGAGGGGTCCGGCACCGCGGCACGCTCGGCGCGCCCGGGGCGAGGGGCGCGGGCGATGCGACGGCGGGAGGATGCGGGCACGGCCGGCCGAGTATAGAGGCCCTCCGAGAGGGCCCCGGCGCCCCACAGCCCCACCGTCGAAATGCGAACCTACGCAGCGCCTTCTCGGCAGACTGGGAACGAAGGGGATCGCGATGAGCAATCGGGTTCTGACCGGCGTGGCGGCGGCCGCCACCGCGACGCTGCTGCTCGGCGGGGTCATCGCCAGGGCATCCGATCTGGGACCGGCCGCCGCGCACGTCGACACCCTGGCGGCGCAGCCGCAGGCGCCCGCTCCCAACCCGTGGGTCGCGGTCCCGGTGGGGCCGGCGGTGGCGGTCGCCCCGGTCATCCCCGCGGTTCCCGACGCCGCGACCGCCCCGGTGAAGGCCCTTCCGGCCCCGGTCGGCCCGGCCGTGCCGCACAGCCGGCCCCACGACACCGTCACCAGCCCCGCTCCTCCCGGCGGCGCCACCGCGAACGTGATCCAGGTGAACCCGATCGACACCTGCATCAGCTGCACCAGCGCGAGCGCGGGCCCCGGCTCCGCCAGCGCCAGGGCGACCGCGATCCGTCTGCTCGGCAACGATCTCTCGGCCGGCAGGTCCGACAGCAGCTCGACGAGCGGGGCCCTGATCGCCGTGCCCGCCGCCCCGCTGCTCAGCCTCGCCATCGCGGACTGGGCGACCTCGGCGTCCCCCGGCGCCTCCTCCTCGTCCCACTCGCGCGCCGCGCTCGTCGACCTGGTCGTCGGCCCGACCGGGCACTCGAGCGGCGGCCTGATCACCCTGGCGGTGCTCGAGGCCACCAGCGACGCCGGCTACCAGGGTCTCAGCTCCGCCGGGAACGGCGAGAACAACGGCGTCGACCTCAACGTCGGTGACGGCGCGCTGGTGGTGGTGCTGCTCCACTCCGACGCCTCCAGCACCCATGGCGGCTCGGCGTACGTGGTCGGCATCAACGGCACCAAGCTGCTCGGCTCGGACCAGACCGGCCCCGGCGGCATCCCCATCGCCGTCCCCGGCGTCGTCGGCCTGATCCTGCTGCAGGTGAGCGCCAACGGCGGCGCGGGCAGCGCCGCGGTCGGCACCGTCGGCGACCTCCTCGGCCAGAGCGGCCAGGCCGCCGGTGTGCTCACCGCCTCGGCGGTGGGCCTGCCCGGTAACGGCATCGCCGGTGGGACCGCCACCGCCGCCGCCAACACTCCGACCACCGGCAGCGGCCTGACCGCCCCCAACACCGGGATGGCGCTCGGTCTCGGCGGGCTGCTGCTCCTCCCCGCCGGCCTGGTTCTGCTCTTCGTCTCGCTGCGCCGCCGGCGCGGCTCCGC is a genomic window of Candidatus Dormiibacterota bacterium containing:
- a CDS encoding P-II family nitrogen regulator, translating into MKKVEAIIRPDRLQPVQDALDALGASGITIIEVLGCGHQRGYTEHYRGTRANISLQRKVMVMVVIPDDRVEGVVEAIAGAARTGEVGDGKIFVLPVEEAVRIRTGEQGDDIVQHRVPEHWGH
- a CDS encoding ammonium transporter yields the protein MHRRTRLLAAAAAGAVALTLIPRAVLAADDTTATQAAGVAADTVWVIVAACFVLFMQAGFAMLEVGFSRMKNVGTVVAKIIVNLSISSIVYWAVGFAIAFGGASGILGSIIGHTGFVPEFRPGSHIDTPSLDASTVPAAAKFFFEFVFCAVSLAIVWGTMLERTKFIVYILFAVPFAGFIYPMISHWLFGGGWLMTHFGAQDFAGSTVVHLTGATAGFAGLLLLGPRIGKYSRDGRPNAIPGHSMPLAQLGVIILWFGWFGFNPGSTLNATNLHFADIVVVTNIAAAAGAIGAMLAIYQMQKSLDTGMIGNGAIAALVAITAPSGYVQPGWAIVIGFVAGLIVVYGVIAIDKVLDDPVGALSAHGLAGIWGTLSCGLFTDPDFAKLGVGSGGLVYTGKFNQLGAQALAVSISFTTVFTLSFLLFWIIKKTVGLRVDERHELDGLDISEHGMWGYPEAFMPVPGGAYIHPDAIAGPAHVTAPPRTPPKPPAGPDSTPKKKIEARS
- a CDS encoding helix-turn-helix domain-containing protein translates to MITVKDVWRGAMPDGTELLGGGGGLDRRVEWATALRTRPPAFETIKGGEMAFVPVRSIRLLDERLDLAQVIQSFGDKGGVAVAVVGEASMESVAVAERMMMPLLHLPDGAHLNDIQQTVVRFILDQRTLLHERQQELHTQLMELALAGAGTPAIVDRLAEITGQAAVWQDNDGTVRHVSASADGDGLRAGLEKEGPRVRRWAEGIAVVAADPPVHEFALHKSGMARLVAPVPVRDGIGGFISLIAPDTQLDQLSRLAVARAASACAIELDRERAVLQARDELEGEFLESLLAGTYSSESAVRHRAERLGFDVSGDTVVMVARPDGGVEQVPRVRGDQLVAGAQGWIRRRAPAALATLRQRAVAAVVPLIDGQPAVDLRRLAADLRLECAGAVGGEVSVGLGRAKPGINGVRASYREAEQALTMGTRLFGGARVVAFADLGLYRLLYAMNGQTELREFFDDQVQALVEYDQRTGAGLMATLDAFFRCHGSPTEIAQLLHLHRNTVLYRLRRIEDIAQLSLDDPETRLNLHLCLKVRDVLQAAS
- the dxs gene encoding 1-deoxy-D-xylulose-5-phosphate synthase; amino-acid sequence: MLLPEIAGPEDLRGLGYADLDRLCAEIRQFLVEAVSRTGGHLGVNLGVVELTVALHRVFESPRDRIIFDTGHQAYVHKLLTGRQEMFATLRQRGGLSGYPSRAESEHDMVENSHASTGLSYALAVATARRLRGERGRTVCVVGDGALTGGMAYEALNNIGHHQPEMLIVVNDNGRSYAPTIGGIAENLARLRLSPRYEAAKDAAGSVLRGLPVGGELAYDTARRMKNSVKQLVAQPSIFESLGLKYGGPIDGHDVRAIERALRDAAQYRGPVVVHVVTEKGRGYPPAEADTVDLFHGVSSFDPVTGKGGSRGASWTDLFGEALCEAAAADPRIVAITAAMASSTGLLGFAERYPDRFFDVGIAEQHAVTFATGLAMTGLRPVVCIYSTFLQRAFDQVTCDASLHRAPVLFVLDRAGVTGDDGASHHGALDLAYLRCIPGMTVSAPSTPDEMRRLLATGLEAEGPFALRFPRGVAPAAATAPLVAVPVGRGQVLRDGRDVALLAIGKMVPVAVIAAEKLAAAGVSATVVDARFAKPVDPDLAPLVERHRAALTIEDGTVTGGFGSAVLEALAAAGVAVPVRVLGLPDAFLEHGPQARLLSGLGLDADGVVEAARALLRRDAESALAG
- a CDS encoding ferredoxin family protein, which gives rise to MTYVITEPCIDLKDKSCIEVCPVDCIISADEDRMLYIDPDECIDCGACVDPCPVDAIYAEEDVPAQWSAFTEINRAYFKDKDAVRRQVDALKPPA
- the glnA gene encoding type I glutamate--ammonia ligase, producing MAIDESVAASKVSPKQVISDAKKAGVKMIDFRFVDLPGTWQHFSIPVGELTEDLFAEGIGFDGSSIRGFQKIHESDMLLFPDPSTATVDPCLEVPTMWIICDIKDPIRREPYSRDPRYIARKAEAYLRETGIADTSYWGPEAEFYIFNSIRFDQNAHEGYYFIDSEEGIWNSGRNGSQPNLGYLPRHKEGYFPVPPVDKLQDLRSRITLALLDSGVPIEVHHHEVGTAGQTEIDMRFDTLTTMADKVLTYKYIVKNVCYKNGYTATFMPKPLFGDNGSGMHTHQSLWKDGVPLFYDKDGYALLSDMARWYIGGLLKHAPAILAFSNPTTNSYRRLVPGYEAPINLVYSARNRSACVRIPTYSASPKARRLEFRTPDPTCNPYLAFPAMLMAGLDGVMNRIEPPKPIDEDLYELDPEMAAMVKSTPGSLSEVLDALEQDNEFLQKGGVFTEDLIYTYIAYKREREVDPVALRPHPYEFALYYDA